TATCGAGCAGCTGCATTGTTTGGTATTTTCACAGCAGCTGGCAACCGATCTTTTGAGCTGGTGCggagacggacacacacacacacacacacacacacacacctgtgtggttTCTCCAGTGAATTAAATAGTGATTCATATTCAGCCTGGACGGGGTAATATTGAACCTCACATGGCAGATGAATTCTGAGAGCTGTTCCGGTTCTCCCCACGTGGACCACTTCCTGTGATTGTGACGCGACCCTGTCAAACACCTGACCCGGAGACACCGGTGTGTACGTGTGGACATGAGCATTACCGgcttgtgtgtgcattgttGACAGCAGGAGGGGGTCTGTTTGCCGTGAGCACATGTACATGTGTGAGGGCACGTATACAGACGGCGCCTCCTGTTTGCATAGCGCGTAGCGCTCTGCAGGCAGCAGGCCGAGAGCACCGGGGGCTTCTCCTCAGAGGCTAACGCGGTTGCACCAGCTCCCGAGAGCCGTTTCAGATAATCCAATGAGCGAGAGAGCATGAAAGGCATCGGATGACCGCCGGCCGGGCCGGTTGCCGTTAattcaatcacacaacacacacaaaagaatacGACGCACGTCCACGGTGACGACATCGGACGAAGACTGTGTTTTTATTCGTTAATATAATGTGTCAAATATCTTGCACATTTCCCtaatgtgatttcttttcttgTATAGCTGAATGATGTATAGCTTCCCGCCTTTCATTATGCCCACTCCGAATCCAAAGGGGTCTGcatttgctgctttttgttgttctgttttGGTTGTCACGGTAAcgttgaaaagaaaaagctcttaATCAATCATTcgatccattttttttctccgccTGAAACCTATTGATTCTCATTGTTTCATCCTCCGATCGTAGACATCGTGAGGCCCCTGTGCAGACgttaaaacaacaaactgtctGTATTATAGCAGTGAATAGAAGCCCACCTTGGATAGcccaaaaatgttaaataacaacaacaaaaagacaaaatctGTTTCTTAATTGTCGATTTGTTTTCGCCCTCGAGTGAAGTGAAGTTATGCACATTAACTTAACAGAACATAACTGACcagttaaagtgctttgagcgGCTTTACCCTCTCACTTGTTTTCTATGTTCTCGCTCCGTAGGTTTCTCTGCCCCTTAAAGTTCATTTGGGACACTTGGTCGTGACATTTCACTTTAAACTTTAACCATCTCGATCATATATCTGCTGCTGGGTTAGGATGGCCGAAAGGCGTGTTGGCTCCCACACAGCCCGGTACTGCGTTTGAGATGCTACGACATATAAAATAGTTTGGGGTATTGGGGAGAAGCTGACGGCGTTTAACTAAACcgagcttcctcctcttctcaggACCCCAAGATCTTATCGTCGTTCGAGACCCTCGGAAAGACGGAGGCCGACTTGGAGGGCTGCATCATCTGCATCTGCAGCGGCACGGACCTGGTCAACCTCAACTTCGTCTTCATGGTGGCGGAGAACCCCGACACAGCCAGGGTAAACGCTGGGTTTTCTGGTGACATCTAACTTGCATTGTGTGTATTCACTTATTTAAAAAGGGGTTCCTGACGGTCGCACTGGAAACGAAGCAGACGTGAACTCCGCTCGGCACACGGAGGCCACCCCCGTTAATTTAAATCCACATTACGAAGGCTAAAAGAACCCTGACacagcagattttttttaatttattttggtcAGAAACAAAGCAAATTGCCGGGTGAATGGTTCATATGCCGACGCCTACACGGAGCAGATCTGGCGTCGCTTCACTCTGATAAACAGACGGGTTGAGAATGAGTCATTGGAGTGTCTCACCCCGTCGCCGCCTCCCTGTGTGCCTCCTGCACTTCTGCTGTTATTTAGTTATCCTTCTCGTCTCGCTCtgtctattctctctctctctcttttgtctccgTCTCGCGCTCcaactctcttttttctttgttttcctttcacgCATCGAGGAAAAAGCTTTGTGAGAAATCTGACGGCCTAATTGAATgcacctctccacctctctcgttacctctctctctctttacctctctctctctctctctctctcttaatcaGCAGACATTATTATTGATGACCTCTGCTGACAAACCCTCCAAACATTGTACACATCCTGAGGATCATTCAAAGTAAAAAGAGCCGACTGGCAGTAACAAAGCACCGCTAGAGTGATTAATCGTCAcagcacactgctggccttGAGGAAggtctctttttattttttattgtaatgtattaAAGTTCTGACAAAGAAATTGTCCCCGAGAACTAAAGAATCTCAGCCAGACTCGAgctgaaaatgtttttagtgGAGGCAGAGATCTGTGAGTCGGTGTTGATGCATCGCCCGAGAGACGGCGTCTTTGTGGCGATGGCTATAAACGATGTGTGCGCTCCGGAGAGCTCCctgggcacgcacgcacgcacgcacgcacgcacgcacgcacgcacgcacgcacgcacgcacgcacgcagaccTCGGGAGATGACAGAGTTATTTACATCAGCGGAgactcgtacacacacacgtgtacacacacacacacacacacacacacagggccacaTGCCTAAGCAGACGACCCCCCGCTGCACCCGTTATCttgtttaatgttttcataATGGTGCCGGCCATCATTTTCAGACGCAGAGGCGGAGAGTTAGAAtcaaagatggagagaggggtcCAAACTTTTCGGCTTATCGTCTTCTCTTGTTTACCGTCGCTGCCCGTGGACCTGCAGCAGCTCACTGTGTCGCTGGGTGTAtatcctggtgtgtgtgtgtgtgtgtgtgtgtgtgttcctgatTTTCCTGTCAAGGCTCTCGCGCCCATGTGTGTGAATTAGGAGGCAATTAATTTGCTTGTGTTTATTTCCCCCACGGACACTCTCTTCTAAACACAATGTACGCTGCTATCTGAGGGCTTTTGATCGGTTCGTGCGGTAAGACTTCACACTGCTGCTTGTGTTGTTTGCAGAAGTGGATCGAGGGGTTGAGGTCTGTGATTCACAACTTTAAGGCCAACAACGTCTGTCCAATGACCTGCCTCAAGAAACAGTGAGCAGTACTTGTATACTTTGTTTTTCTACATATAATTCTGGATAAATCAGCCATTTCTAAATTAAATTCCCCTCTCTCCTTTAGTTGGATGAGAATGTGCTTCCTGACCAATGTGAATGGGAAGATTCCTGTGAGAGGGTAAGTGTACCTCAATGAGACCACGAGCTATGTTTGTTGAGCAAATTATAAGCAGACATTTGAAATGACAAAAAGTCATGCAAATTCTCAGcgaataaatagttttttctgcCGTTTCCATACAGCTGTTCTAATTCAGTACTTCAAAATGCCCGTAATAATCTGTGACTCGTGGCTACTGTCTCacttaactctcctctccttccctcttcctctctcgtcTCGCAGCATTACTCGAACGTTTGCGTCGGGAAAAACGGAGAAGGGGATCTTCCAGGCTCTGAAGGATCTCGGCCTTCCGAGCGGAAAGGTCAGACACGCTCCGACCCCGTGGACCCTCAGCGGCACGTGGCGCTCGACGCCGCcggtttgtttttctctctctcacgttGACAAAACGGacggcttgtttgttttttttgtctcccccCGCAGAACGACGAGATCGAACCGTCAGATTTCACCTACGCCATTTTCTACTCGCTCACTCAGAAGATCTGCCCTCGCACGGACATCGAGGAACTCTTCAAGAACATGTGAATGTCCCCTTTTTGTCTCTTATTGTAACGTGAACTGATTTTATATAGAACGTGATCGACCCTATAGCAGTAGCACCCTAGCATTGCTCACATGTTACCCCGTGACTGTTGAAATATAATAAGCGTCTGGTTGGAAATAATCAGAACAAATGTTTCCGCGCCTGCTGCACTAACGACGTCTGGACGGCCTAACCTGCTCCCACGGTTCAACATTGATTATGACGTGTTATTGCTAAACGTGTAACATCTTCAAAGACCGCTTGCTGATTTTAACGTGACGgactgtgtgaatgttttttttttttttataaacgaagcataacattgttttgttttttcttctaattAATTCCTTTGCAGCAATGGGAACAAAACTGATTATTTAACCGTAGACCAGTTAGTCAGCTTTCTGAATGAAGTAAGctctttattattcattaacTTCTCTGTGTGTTGCTTGCTCTCCCCGCTCCCCACCGCTTTGCCCCCTGCTCTGGGAAGAAGTTGCCCTGCGGCCCCCGGACTGGTTACAGCCGACCCTCATTAAAAGTCCATTAATGAGGTGGACAAAGTATCTAACCTCCAGTCAACCTGCAAGGGCAACTTCAACCAGCTCCCCTATTCCGCATTCCCCGTGTTCTCCGTGCTGCGGCTTACCTCCTTCGTGTCTGATTggtgttgccatggcaacgggAGGGtagaggtccccccccccccccccccccccccccccccccgtcctgtCGCTTCCTGCTCCGGCTCATCTCGTTTTTTCCCCCGCCGTCTGTGTCTGGTTTTCTGTGGCCGTGCCCTTCTTGTTTTGGATGAATACACCTGCTTGGTCCCCCCCCCACTGTGAAGTCGCTTCATGCCCAGTCCTGTGCATCACGCTGTAGAGCCGCCCAATGGGAGCCAACGCTTCGGTTTAATTACTTCCCAAGTGGCTTTGTGGGCGGGCTCTGGCATTAtgattatgttgttgttgttgttgttttgttaaagtAGAGCTGCCTTGAACCTCTGCAACACGTCCGACCTGTTAGTGTGGCTCACCGCTTCCCTTGAACATCccataattacattttgtctGTGAAATCCTGTTTACACCCAAGTGCTCTCCATTCAAGACCACAATCAACGTTTTGATTTACTTTATTAGTCAAAATGAGATTACAGTTCTTGAAATGAGCACTGTGTTTGTAGTCCCGTGTGTCAGTGGTTGTCAGTTTGTTTTGGAAGCCAGTATGTGTGTTGACGATACGTCTGtggataaatgtgtgtgtgttgctccttTAGAACCAGCGTGACCCGAGGTTAAATGAGATCCTGTTCCCGTTCTACGACCCCAAGAGAGCCATGCAGATCATCGAGAAGTACGAGAGGGATGAAGAGCTGAAGAAGAAAggtagagcagcagcaggaggcagagagatgTTTGAGGCTGTGCTGCCACCTGCAGGCGTAGCTCTGCAACTACAGCATGTTGCATCAGGTTGTCGGCATGAAGTTCTCCCGTCTGTGTCTTTCCAGTCATCGTGACGGGCTGGTACTGCGAATCCTTAACAGAACCTTCACTGCAACATCGGATTTTAAATCAACTCTCGCCTGAAGCTCGCACATGTTGCAATTTTATATGAATAAGATATTATTTAAAGAGTTATTTTAATTATGATGTACGACCtggcaaaataaaaaggtagaaTATGTCACAAGTAATCACTTAATATTTGATAAAAGCCAGTCATGTTAGCATGAGCTAAAGGAAGTTCCCTGTAATCACCACCAATTACTCTAATATGATAAAGAATATTGAGATTTACCCTCAATCCCCTCTATTCCTTCGCAGGCTGTATGTCCAGTGACGGGTTCTGCCGGTACCTGATGTCAGATGAAAACGCTCCAGTGTACCTGGATCGGCTGGAGCTGTACCAGGAAATGGAACAGCCGCTGGCCCACTACTTCATCAGCTCCTCCCACAACACGTACCTGAACGGGCGACAGTTTGGAGGAAAGTCTTCAGTAGAGATGTACCGGCAGGTCCTGCTGTCCGGCTGCAGGTGAGTCAGATCAAAGAGTttggatacaaacacacacacatgctctaaaTGGGTAACAAGCTACGGTAAAACGTGCATCATCAGCTGCAGTGCATGAACACTTTGTGTGTGCTTTCCATCCGGTCAGATGTGTGGAGCTGGACTGCTGGGATGGGAAAGGAGAGGACCAGGAGCCCATTATCACTCATGGAAAGGCCATGTGCACAGACATCCTGTTcaaggtgaacacacacacacacacacacagacacacacacaccttttctgGCTGCTTCAATACTTTTGCCTTATGTGTGACTGCCCCCTTGTGTTGGGAGTATGACATTGCATATATTACAGCTGtgtctcttcttccctcttccaACAGGATGTCATCCAAGCCATCAAAGAGACGGCGTTCGTGACCTCAGACTATCCTGTTATTTTGTCCTTTGAAAACCATTGCAGGTATGTGTTCAGTTGGTAATAAGCAAAATGTGCTAATGCATTCATGTCTTATACAGTATGTGAACACAATGCTATGTGGTTGTATTACCAGTAAACCACAGCAGTACAAGATGTCCAAGTATTGTGAGGAGATCTTCGGTGAGTTCCTCCTCAAACAGCCTCTGGAAAACTACCCGGTAAATACTCCCTCTGATTCACAGTGTCTCTGAGTTTAATTGCATTTGTatgacagcccccccccccccctctctctacaTGTAAGTGTATGATTATGTAATGTTTGGCAGATTGAAGCGGGGCGCCCCTTACCTTCTCCAAATGACCTCAAACGCAAAATCCTCATCAAAAACAAACGCTTGAAACCTGAAGTTGAACAGAGTACGTAAACAACTCTTGAATAGTTAAATCTGTGCTCGTGATGTggtttaacgtgtgtgtgtgtgtgtgtgtcatacagaACAGCTAGAGGCCTTTAAGAAACACATGGAGGCAGGAGAGACCAACACCCCCGCCATCATTATGGGAGAGGAGaatgaagaggacacagagaACGGTCCGctaagtaagtgtgtgtgttttgtgctgaCAATATACACAACATGACACCTCAAAGATCTTTTAAACAATCGTGTTTGATTGGGAAACAATAGATGTGCACTTAttttaatgccttttttttaaatttgatttcataaaaacaaagaagaaatcGTCAAAACGCTGCATCACGTGCGCGCACTGTAAAGAAAGATTAGTGTCCAAAAATAAAGACGATGCATCAAGTcatgcagaaacacaacaaaaaatacGCAACATTTGTGCTCCAGAATaaatatctgtgtttttgtgtgcgtgtaggagagaaggaggctgaggagaaggatttGAATTCAGTGGCCCCCAGCAGTCCGTCAGAGGCGACCACTGAGAAAGAGGCCAATAGTGTTTCCCAGAGCAACGCAGTCAGCACGACgaaagaaaaccacaacaacagtaTCAAGAAGGTGAGGCGTGTCCCTTTGAGGACCGTTGGGTTTTCTGAAATGCTCAAAAAGGAACCAATAACGTCTCAGGGCCTGTAAAACACGGGAAATATTTGgatccattttttaaaaatgtatttctaggTGACCGACGACGAAGCGACGGAGACGTCTGAAGCCACAGAAGCAACGACGGACATCTCGGAAGCATCCGACcaagacaacaacaagaagGCGAGGACTCGTCTGGGCTCACGCATCAGAACCATCCAgtttcacgtgtgtgtgtgtgtgtgtgagaatatgtGTTTGTCCCTCACCTGCAGGGCGTGGAGGAGCCGGAGGACTCTGAAGAGGCTCTGATAGCTCAGTACACTTACGTAGGAGGCACCACTAACATCCACCCGTGGCTCTCGGCTATGGTCAACTACGCACAGCCCGTCAAGTTCCAGAGTTTTGACGTGGCGGAGGGTGAGCTGTGACTTCCTCCTGATGCATTTCTACATTTAGCATCCGTGCATATATCCTTTGTGCGATTCATTCCCCTCTTCTCTGTCTTTCAGACAGGAACATTCACCACAACATGTCCTCTTTTAACGAGTCGGTCGGTCTGGGCTATCTGAAGACCAACGCCATTGAGTTTGTCAAGTATCCTTTTGGGCTTCAAGACGACACGGTGCTGCATTTATCTGAACAGTAGATTGTTACATTACGTATTTAATTACCAATCTGTTTCTAGCATCATACAAAAACTAACATCCAAGGCATTGTTACAGGTCACCTAATGGCtctggttttggtctccaccaactccttaGGTAGATATGTGGTTCTTTAGCTAATAAATGCTCCACTTTTACATATCGTGGGTTCTTGGAGCTTTTTGCTGAAACCGGTAGAGGAACTGACGACGTGATGATGCTCATCTCTACGAGCTGTTTTTTTCATATTCACATTTCCCTTTAGACAAATCATAAAATGTGATATTAGCTTTAATCAACgtgtttgttggtgtttgttgttATGATCGCCACCACCCCTAGACGTTCACGGAGCCACCGTGAAGCTCCATGTTTGCAGCGGTCCAATAAATGTAGAGTTTTAATAGATTGAGGTCATCTGAAGGAAGCCTGAATGGCAGATCTGATGTCTTTTAGCCATATTTGTTTCCACTCTGCTCTCGGTAAAAGCACTGTAGGCCTCTCGAGGCCGGTGTGGCTTGACCTGACACCAACGTTCACACAAactttgcctctctctctctctctctctctcgtgggACTGCTTGACCCAAGCTGTTCGCACTAAAAATAGTCCTACAGCCCGCGTGGAACGCACAtgctctccgtctctctttttaaaatatatttcctgAGCGTCAGTGCAGCTACAACAAGCGTCAGATGAGCCGTATCTACCCCAAAGGGGGCCGGGTGGACTCCAGTAATTACATGCCTCAGATCTTCTGGAACGCGGGCTGCCAGATGGTCTCGCTCAACTTCCAGACCCCAGGTAACACGGCACACAGCACCTCTGACCTCTCACACGACCTCATCAAGTCCTCCACATACAGCAGATACATGTGCATATACAACCTTCTTCTGATGAAGTGAACACGCCCACTAATCAACCAGCTTCACTCCCCTGAGAACACACACTGAGAATAATGAGGACATTTCTACTTACTGAGCatccgtttatttattttaaatggtcagtttattaaaacacatttattgccGATGGCTTATATTTTATGGGCTTTATGGTTTTTGACGAATATTTGCGCCTGAAGATTCTTCCACGATTCCAATACAACGGATGCAAAATAATCGACAGCAACATGGAAGAGTACGTGGAGATTATCTTGGATCATGAAAACGGAGCACATTAAGATCTCTGATTTAGGGGAACGGAGTCTTTTAAAGAAAAGCATTTGTGACATAAAAAACTAAGATCCACATGCACCTGGGGAGACATAACACACATTAGTTCCCAGTCTGTGCAAATCATTTTGCATGTCATTTTACAGCATCAGGTTATGCATGCATGAACCTGAgcgggtgcacacacacacacacacctcctacTCCGCTTcatctatctttctctctgatTATCTCcgttatacacacactttaatgtaccacacacacacacacacctatatactATGAGTGATGCCTGTTGGAAAACAGCTGCTGCCCCATGGCCAGAGGCAAACGGGGGCGGCCATATGGCCTGCTGGGAGATGAGCATGTGCGAGCCCGGAGGGGGGGTTGACACGAGAGGCGGAGCTTCTGAGTGACGGCGGGATAAGTTATGAGGGAGAAAACGGGAGAGAGATGTCACAGAAACCACCGCAAATGaacttaattgttttttaagatTTGATATCCATGTGAGTGTCTaaacccttcctctctctcagatctGGCCATGCAGTTGAACCAGGGAAAGTTTGAGTACAACGGCTCCTGCGGGTGAGAACGGCTCCTCGCTCCTGTCCTCAGCTCATTCCCATCCCTCCCTTCTGCGAAGCTCATCAATTAAAGCTTGTCACATCTCATTAGCGGTTGCCCGCGGCGACCGTATCTACTCTGTGCCGTGAGAGCCAATGAgtgctttgggggggggggggctgctctTAACCCGCCTGTGAGGCTCTCTGCAGTCATTTATCTCTTCCTTTCTCCGTCCCCGAGGGCAGAGATTTTACTGCTAATGCTGGAAATCTCATATGTGGGAAGATCAGCGCTCGTGGAGACACCCATCATTACTAATGCCACTCTACTGGGCCCGGGGGTTACCACGCACACAGCCTCAGTACCTCCTCACTCAAGATACTGTTTGAGCTTTTTTAGAAACATTGCATTTAATTCTTAGGATTATGTATTTAACAACAATCAGTGTTCCCACATTTAATCTAAAAGGCAGATTGATTGTCGTTTGTGCATTCTCCTGGttcatctccatcttctctgtgtgtgtgtgtgtgtgtgtgtgtgtgtgcacatcagGTACCTGCTGAAGCCCGACTTCATGCGGCGGTCAGACAGGACGTTCGACCCGTTCTCAGAGACGCCTGTGGACGGAGTCATCGCTGCGACCTGCAGCGTGCAGGTCAGGTCACCCGACTCTTCAGTCGTGAAGCGAAACCGTTAAATCCTATAAATGTAAAGAAAGCCACAGGGATTCATCGTAAAGATGTCGTTTACACATGTCTTTACCTTAGCAGATGGACAATCGCAGACTTATGtcaatgttctcatgatgcccGTCCTCCTCGTTACTTCAGGTGTTCTCTGGACAGTTCCTGTCGGACAAGAAAATCGGCACGTACGTCGAGGTCGACATGTACGGGCTGCCGACGGACACCATCCGCAAGGAGTTCCGCACGCGTATGGTGATGAACAACGGACTGAACCCGGCCTACAACGAGGAGCCCTTTGTGTTCAGAAAGGTAGcgaggaggacggggaggaggaggaggaggagacaaaacaaatgcGCTGCACTTATTTGAATGCCGTGTGCATTGTGACGAAAGCTGCGGTCGTTGGAACAGTACGAGGGAATTTAGAAGAAAAGGTCTTGTGATGACGGGAGCTGCTCACTCTATAGAAGACTTTTTTGTGCTCTCGTGGTCGTTTGCAG
The nucleotide sequence above comes from Cyclopterus lumpus isolate fCycLum1 chromosome 24, fCycLum1.pri, whole genome shotgun sequence. Encoded proteins:
- the LOC117727266 gene encoding 1-phosphatidylinositol 4,5-bisphosphate phosphodiesterase beta-4-like isoform X1, coding for MTKSYEFNWQKHLPEFMQEGASFDRFDEDPYVFEPNCQMRVDEYGFFICWKSEGKEGQVLECSLINSIRVGAVPKDPKILSSFETLGKTEADLEGCIICICSGTDLVNLNFVFMVAENPDTARKWIEGLRSVIHNFKANNVCPMTCLKKHWMRMCFLTNVNGKIPVRGITRTFASGKTEKGIFQALKDLGLPSGKNDEIEPSDFTYAIFYSLTQKICPRTDIEELFKNINGNKTDYLTVDQLVSFLNENQRDPRLNEILFPFYDPKRAMQIIEKYERDEELKKKGCMSSDGFCRYLMSDENAPVYLDRLELYQEMEQPLAHYFISSSHNTYLNGRQFGGKSSVEMYRQVLLSGCRCVELDCWDGKGEDQEPIITHGKAMCTDILFKDVIQAIKETAFVTSDYPVILSFENHCSKPQQYKMSKYCEEIFGEFLLKQPLENYPIEAGRPLPSPNDLKRKILIKNKRLKPEVEQKQLEAFKKHMEAGETNTPAIIMGEENEEDTENGPLREKEAEEKDLNSVAPSSPSEATTEKEANSVSQSNAVSTTKENHNNSIKKVTDDEATETSEATEATTDISEASDQDNNKKGVEEPEDSEEALIAQYTYVGGTTNIHPWLSAMVNYAQPVKFQSFDVAEDRNIHHNMSSFNESVGLGYLKTNAIEFVNYNKRQMSRIYPKGGRVDSSNYMPQIFWNAGCQMVSLNFQTPDLAMQLNQGKFEYNGSCGYLLKPDFMRRSDRTFDPFSETPVDGVIAATCSVQVFSGQFLSDKKIGTYVEVDMYGLPTDTIRKEFRTRMVMNNGLNPAYNEEPFVFRKVILPDLAVLRIGVYDDNNKLIGQRLLPLDGLQAGYRHISLRNEGNKPLSLPTIFCQIILKTYVPDGFGAIVDALSDPKKFLTIAEKRADQMKALGIDTNDIADVPSGSSKSDKKGKGKGDAVKASVTPQASSDMAQTSNSAQNNAAETKKDNALVPNVSIDDLKLMKTYLKLTKKQQKELNTLKKKQSKDQNTMQKVHCSQVDKLVSQHEKEKTNQEKLLEKAVKKRGENNCQELKKETEDKIQTLTADHKVKVKEITAQHTKEWSELISSQGSEEQEVKDGHVTQQCEHLKKLLTTVQEQQTLQLKLIHERQSKEMRANQAKMSMENSKAISQDKSIKNKAERERRVRELNSSNTKKFLDERKRLAMKHQKEMEQLEKNQRVQLEKLEKFNEQLLKSHHANKHLQGQRHAADGEDGGGDGPQTGHGGVSE
- the LOC117727266 gene encoding 1-phosphatidylinositol 4,5-bisphosphate phosphodiesterase beta-4-like isoform X2; this encodes MTKSYEFNWQKHLPEFMQEGASFDRFDEDPYVFEPNCQMRVDEYGFFICWKSEGKEGQVLECSLINSIRVGAVPKDPKILSSFETLGKTEADLEGCIICICSGTDLVNLNFVFMVAENPDTARKWIEGLRSVIHNFKANNVCPMTCLKKHWMRMCFLTNVNGKIPVRGITRTFASGKTEKGIFQALKDLGLPSGKNDEIEPSDFTYAIFYSLTQKICPRTDIEELFKNINGNKTDYLTVDQLVSFLNENQRDPRLNEILFPFYDPKRAMQIIEKYERDEELKKKGCMSSDGFCRYLMSDENAPVYLDRLELYQEMEQPLAHYFISSSHNTYLNGRQFGGKSSVEMYRQVLLSGCRCVELDCWDGKGEDQEPIITHGKAMCTDILFKDVIQAIKETAFVTSDYPVILSFENHCSKPQQYKMSKYCEEIFGEFLLKQPLENYPIEAGRPLPSPNDLKRKILIKNKRLKPEVEQKQLEAFKKHMEAGETNTPAIIMGEENEEDTENGPLREKEAEEKDLNSVAPSSPSEATTEKEANSVSQSNAVSTTKENHNNSIKKVTDDEATETSEATEATTDISEASDQDNNKKGVEEPEDSEEALIAQYTYVGGTTNIHPWLSAMVNYAQPVKFQSFDVAEDRNIHHNMSSFNESVGLGYLKTNAIEFVNYNKRQMSRIYPKGGRVDSSNYMPQIFWNAGCQMVSLNFQTPDLAMQLNQGKFEYNGSCGYLLKPDFMRRSDRTFDPFSETPVDGVIAATCSVQVFSGQFLSDKKIGTYVEVDMYGLPTDTIRKEFRTRMVMNNGLNPAYNEEPFVFRKVILPDLAVLRIGVYDDNNKLIGQRLLPLDGLQAGYRHISLRNEGNKPLSLPTIFCQIILKTYVPDGFGAIVDALSDPKKFLTIAEKRADQMKALGIDTNDIADVPSGSSKSDKKGKGKGDAVKASVTPQASSDMAQTSNSAQNNAAETKKDNALVPNVSIDDLKLMKTYLKLTKKQQKELNTLKKKQSKDQNTMQKVHCSQVDKLVSQHEKEKTNQEKLLEKAVKKRGENNCQELKKETEDKIQTLTADHKVKVKEITAQHTKEWSELISSQGSEEQEVKDGHVTQQCEHLKKLLTTVQEQQTLQLKLIHERQSKEMRANQAKMSMENSKAISQDKSIKNKAERERRVRELNSSNTKKFLDERKRLAMKHQKEMEQLEKNQRVQLEKLEKFNEQAKDMQQMVKMEEEMDRRPATVV